ATGGGCTTTGTGGCGGCGCAGGCGCTGGCCACGCTGGTGGCCATGGGCTTCAACTACGTCCTGAACAATTCCCTGACCTATCGCGACCGGCGCCGGCGCGGTTGGCGTTTCTTCACCGGCTGGCTGTCGTTCGTGCTGGCCTGCAGCGTGGGCGCCTTTGCCAACGTGGGCATCGCGGCCTACCTGTTCGACCGGCAGACCTTCTGGTTGCTGTCGGCCCTGTCCGGGGTGCTGGTCGGCGCGGTTTGGAACTACGCCGTGACCAGCGTTTACACCTGGCGCACGTGAGGCGCCATTCGTGCGGTCGCCGCGGGTTGCCCGGCGGCGACCGAAAGCTCAGAAGCGTCGGCCGATGCCGATGCCGTACACCCAAGGATCGATGTCCACGTCCACCTTCAGGCGCCCGAGGGCATTGGTCTTGATGGTGGCGGTGGTATCCATGTCGATGTACTTGACGTCGGCGTTGACGAACCAGTCCTTGTTGATGGCCACGTCCACGCCGACATTGCCGGCCAGGCCCCAGGAGTCGTTCAGTTCCACGCTGGCCTTGCCGCCCATCGCCGTCTTGAAGTCGGACGTGGCGTCCTCGTTGAAGAACAGCGTGTAGTTCAGGCCGATGCCGGCGTACGGGCGGACGATGCCGTTGGTGTTGAAGTGGTATTGCATGGTGAGCGTCGGCGGCAGTGTGCGCGCATCGAACAGCTTGCCCAGGCCCGCGATCGACCCGGTGCCACTGACGTCGTGTTCGCTGGACGCCAGGATCAGCTCCAGACCCCAGGCGGGCGTCAGCATGTAAGTGAAATCCAGCTCCGGGGTGATGTTGGAATCAAGCCCGGCGCCGCTGCCCGGAATGGCGCCGGCGGCGCTGCTTTTCACTGTGCTGCTGTTCTCGCGCGGATCGACGGCGATCACCCGGCCGCGGATCAGCAGGTCACCGGCTTCATAAGCCGCCGCGGACTGGGCCGCGCCGGCGCCGGCGAGCACCAGGCCGAGGGCGGCGACGCGGCCGGCGTCATGGATCATCGTCATGGGTTGGGTACCTCCGTTACGGCGGCACACCGTGTGCCGCGCTGTGGCGCGGACTGCACGAGCAATCGGCGCCAGGCCAGTATCGGGAGATGACGATTTGGCACGTTGACGCGTGCCCAGAAGCCGGATGCGGCGGCTTGATGCCGGTCAATACGCTGCGCGGAATCGCCGGATCAGACTCATTTCAGGCCGAGGCGTCCGGCCAGACGCTGCAGGTTGCCCCGATCCTGTCCGAGCTCGCGCGCGGCAGCGGCCCAGTTGCCGGCGTGGCGGCTCAGGGCCTGCTCGATCATGCGTCGCTGCAGGTCCGCGACCGCCTGGCGCAGGCCGGTCTGGGCGGGCGGCGTGTCGACGGGTGCATCGTCGATCGCTGCGCTGGCCGTCGGCGACAGGTCCAGATGCTGCGCATGCACGGTCAGGATGCGCGGGCGCTGCGGCTGCTGAGACAGCGCGCGCAGGGCGGCCCGGCCGATCAGGTGTTCGAGCTCGCGCACGTTGCCGGGCCAGGGCTGGTGCAGCAGGGCCTGTTGCGCGTCGGCGGCCAGGCGCAGGCCGCGCAGGCCCAGGCGCACGCGGTTTTCCTCCAGGAAGCCGCCGGCCAGCAGCAGCACGTCGCGGCCACGCTCGCGCAGGGGCGGCACGGTGAGTGGATAGGCACCGAGCCGGTGGTACAGGTCGGCGCGAAAACGCCCGGCGCGGACTTCCGCCGCCAGATCGCGGTTGGTGGCGGCCAGCACGCGCGCATCGACGTGGTGTTCGCGGTCCGAGCCCAGGCGCTGCAACTGGCCGCTTTGCAGCACGCGCAGCAGCTTGGCCTGCACGGCCATGGGCAGCTCGCCGATTTCGTCCAGCAGCAGCGTGCCGCCGTCGGCCAGTTCGAACTTGCCGCAGCGCTCGCGCACTGCGCCAGTGAAGGCGCCGCGCACGTGGCCGAACAGCTCGCTTTCGACCAGGTTGTCCGGCAGGGCGGCGCAGTTGAGGGTGATCAGCGGCTGCTGCGCACGGCGCGAGCGGGCGTGGATGGCCTGCGCCACCAGCTCCTTGCCGACGCCGGTCTCGCCGCTGATCAGCACCGTCAGGTCGGTGGCGGCAACCGTGTCGATCTCGGCCTGCAGGCGGCGCATGGGCGCGCTGTGGCCGATCAGCTCGCGCTGGCGCAGCGGCGCCGGGTCTTGCGCCAGGGTGCGCGCCAGCTGTTGCTCGCGCTGTGCCTGCTGGGCGAGGCTGCTGATCCGTTCGCCGGCGACCACGACGGCGCTGGCCAACCGGCCGTAGGCCTCCAGCAGCTCCAGATCGACCGCGCCGAAGGCCTGCGGGTCCAGCGCATCCAGCGTGAGCAGGCCCCAGGGATGTTCGTCGACGTACAGCGGGCAACCCATGCAGTCGTGCACTTCGAGCTGGCCGGTTCGCCCCTCGACCAGCCCGTCGTAGGGGTCGGGCAGCTGGCAGTCGGCCGCCAGGCGCGTCGGCCCGCGCCGCTGCAGCAGTGTCAGCAGGCGCGGGTGGTCCTGCAGGCGAAAGCGCCGCCCCAGCGTGTCATGGCTCAGTCCGATCACCGCCAGCGGTTGCAGCGTGTCGCCTTCCAGACGCAGCAGCGCAGTGGCGTCACAGGGGAAAAGCGCCAGTGCGGCCTCCAGCAGGTGTCGGTAACGGGCCTCGTCGGGCTCGTCCCGGGCCAGGGTTTCGACCACCTGCGCGAAGGCTGCGAGCTGTTGGGGTGGAGTCATTTTGACGGCTCAGAGATGTCGTATCGACTTCATTGAAGGGTTGTCATTCTGACATCGAGAGAGGGGACGGCGTGTAACCGAGCGGCTTTCCTGCATGGCACGAAACGTGAGATGTGCAATGCGGAACGGACAAGCTGTGTCGCGCGTAAGCACCCGGCAGGGGACGCGCGACCGGCCAGGTCCGGGATCAATGCACTGCCATGGAGTCAGACAATGCTTTCCGAACAACACCGTGATCTGGTCAAGGCCACCGTGCCGCTGCTCGAAGCCGG
This Immundisolibacter cernigliae DNA region includes the following protein-coding sequences:
- a CDS encoding OmpW/AlkL family protein, which codes for MTMIHDAGRVAALGLVLAGAGAAQSAAAYEAGDLLIRGRVIAVDPRENSSTVKSSAAGAIPGSGAGLDSNITPELDFTYMLTPAWGLELILASSEHDVSGTGSIAGLGKLFDARTLPPTLTMQYHFNTNGIVRPYAGIGLNYTLFFNEDATSDFKTAMGGKASVELNDSWGLAGNVGVDVAINKDWFVNADVKYIDMDTTATIKTNALGRLKVDVDIDPWVYGIGIGRRF
- the norR gene encoding nitric oxide reductase transcriptional regulator NorR → MTPPQQLAAFAQVVETLARDEPDEARYRHLLEAALALFPCDATALLRLEGDTLQPLAVIGLSHDTLGRRFRLQDHPRLLTLLQRRGPTRLAADCQLPDPYDGLVEGRTGQLEVHDCMGCPLYVDEHPWGLLTLDALDPQAFGAVDLELLEAYGRLASAVVVAGERISSLAQQAQREQQLARTLAQDPAPLRQRELIGHSAPMRRLQAEIDTVAATDLTVLISGETGVGKELVAQAIHARSRRAQQPLITLNCAALPDNLVESELFGHVRGAFTGAVRERCGKFELADGGTLLLDEIGELPMAVQAKLLRVLQSGQLQRLGSDREHHVDARVLAATNRDLAAEVRAGRFRADLYHRLGAYPLTVPPLRERGRDVLLLAGGFLEENRVRLGLRGLRLAADAQQALLHQPWPGNVRELEHLIGRAALRALSQQPQRPRILTVHAQHLDLSPTASAAIDDAPVDTPPAQTGLRQAVADLQRRMIEQALSRHAGNWAAAARELGQDRGNLQRLAGRLGLK